A genomic segment from Lignipirellula cremea encodes:
- a CDS encoding DUF7133 domain-containing protein: MRITVIASLLLLFGLTGLLPAAEPIGQGNLAAAGKATASSEEKGKSNFAPLALDGDLNTRWCAQGGAEGEYWQVDLGEAKAVQSLRIHWEKEDTAYRYRVEGSADGEAWRELVNQAKNKKNLRITPHEVDAPDTRFLRVVFLGSKPNYWGSIWEFEAYADKQMPELPASLTAAAGSNASIGDVQAPPGFNVTLFGAPPEVNYPVCLTTAATGEVFVGVDEQGSLGKEPGKGKVLRCIDTDGDGAADQINEFARMDHPRGLVYDNGSLWVLHPPLLSVFRDTNGDGVADESEVLIEGISTSEVNRRGADHTTNGIRMGIDGWIYISVGDFGFHQAVAKDGTTLSKRGGGVVRIRPDGAEMEIFSWGQRNILDTAIDPLMNVFTRDNTNDGGGWDIRLSHILQSANYGYPSLYKNFSEEIMPPLADYGGGSGCGVMYFHDPRWPAGFNDLVLTCDWGRNEVFSHRPPAQGATFDAQQEVFLTLPRPTDIDADASGRMFVSSWKNGKFAYGGPDVGFVAQIVPVDYTPKPTPAINTLSDDALLAELTQPSAAWRFTVQRELLRRAEKNPAPWIVGLQRLASQETQPLYGRAAAVFTLGQMLQPDAAAALGKLLDSDTLREFAIRALTDRRQTAQTAPAARIVAALRDANPRVQAAAVIALGRIYAAENTAADQAGRTAAAEALLPLTMVTPPAEKAAGDDWRQPHPERVLPHLATAALVRIGAVEETLAALPGPYQSGALWALKSMHTPAAIDGLFRVLANTRDPGLRREVWTTLIRLYHREGDFTEDSPGWWGTRPDTTGPYYDRQKWSESDRIAAAVKVALNEADENVAAHLREQLARHLVKLDGVSAADIAASKEPEEPIRPPAVDPDNPQQIGNQTYDRVLAAALAAQGDPAAGQQLFRAQSCIHCHTYANGQQPKGPHLVDIGKRYSPAELIESIVEPSKKIAQGFDTWAFALESGKVYAGFVVQESAETVLIRQADGLSRELLQDDIEERVKQEVSMMPKGIVGNLTPQQLADLVAYLRSLR, translated from the coding sequence ATGCGCATCACGGTTATCGCCAGTCTTCTTCTCCTGTTCGGCCTGACGGGCCTGCTTCCTGCCGCGGAACCGATCGGCCAGGGGAATCTGGCCGCCGCCGGCAAGGCGACCGCCAGCAGCGAAGAGAAGGGAAAAAGCAACTTCGCCCCGCTCGCTCTCGACGGCGACCTGAACACCCGCTGGTGCGCCCAGGGCGGAGCCGAAGGCGAGTACTGGCAGGTCGACCTGGGTGAAGCCAAGGCGGTGCAGTCCCTGCGGATTCACTGGGAAAAAGAGGACACCGCCTATCGCTACCGGGTCGAAGGCTCGGCCGACGGCGAAGCCTGGCGGGAACTGGTGAACCAGGCGAAGAACAAGAAGAATCTGCGGATCACGCCGCACGAAGTCGACGCCCCCGACACCCGATTTTTGCGTGTGGTGTTCCTGGGATCGAAACCGAACTACTGGGGCAGCATCTGGGAGTTCGAAGCGTACGCCGACAAGCAGATGCCCGAGCTGCCGGCCAGCCTGACCGCCGCGGCCGGCAGTAACGCCAGCATCGGCGACGTCCAGGCGCCTCCTGGGTTTAACGTCACCCTGTTCGGCGCTCCGCCGGAAGTGAACTACCCGGTCTGCCTCACCACGGCAGCTACGGGCGAGGTGTTTGTCGGCGTCGATGAGCAGGGCTCGCTTGGCAAGGAGCCCGGCAAAGGGAAGGTGCTCCGCTGCATTGATACCGACGGCGACGGCGCCGCCGACCAGATCAACGAGTTCGCCCGGATGGATCATCCCCGCGGGCTGGTCTACGACAACGGTTCGCTGTGGGTGCTGCATCCGCCTTTGTTGAGCGTCTTTCGCGACACGAACGGCGACGGCGTTGCCGATGAGAGCGAAGTCCTGATCGAAGGGATCAGCACCAGCGAGGTTAATCGCCGTGGAGCCGACCATACGACCAACGGCATCCGCATGGGCATCGACGGCTGGATCTACATTTCGGTCGGCGACTTCGGTTTCCACCAGGCGGTCGCCAAGGACGGAACTACGCTCAGCAAGCGTGGCGGCGGCGTGGTGCGTATTCGTCCCGACGGCGCGGAGATGGAAATCTTCTCCTGGGGGCAGCGGAACATTCTGGACACGGCCATCGATCCGCTGATGAACGTGTTCACCCGGGATAACACCAACGACGGCGGCGGCTGGGATATCCGGCTGTCGCACATTCTGCAGTCGGCCAATTATGGCTATCCTTCCTTGTACAAGAATTTCAGCGAAGAGATCATGCCGCCCCTGGCCGACTACGGCGGCGGCTCCGGTTGCGGAGTGATGTACTTTCACGACCCCCGCTGGCCGGCAGGATTTAACGACCTGGTGCTGACGTGCGACTGGGGCCGGAACGAGGTGTTCAGCCATCGTCCGCCGGCTCAGGGCGCCACGTTCGACGCGCAGCAGGAGGTATTTCTCACGCTGCCTCGGCCGACTGATATCGATGCTGACGCCAGCGGCCGGATGTTTGTGAGCAGCTGGAAGAACGGCAAGTTCGCCTATGGCGGGCCCGACGTGGGCTTTGTCGCCCAGATCGTGCCGGTCGATTACACGCCCAAACCGACGCCGGCGATCAACACGCTGAGCGACGATGCGCTGCTGGCCGAGCTGACCCAGCCGAGCGCCGCCTGGCGTTTTACGGTGCAGCGCGAACTGCTTCGCCGGGCCGAAAAGAACCCGGCGCCGTGGATCGTCGGGCTGCAGCGGCTGGCCAGCCAGGAGACGCAGCCGCTGTACGGACGGGCCGCCGCCGTGTTCACGCTGGGGCAGATGCTGCAGCCGGATGCGGCCGCAGCGCTGGGCAAGCTATTGGACAGCGATACGCTCCGCGAGTTCGCCATCCGGGCGCTCACCGATCGACGACAGACGGCGCAAACCGCCCCGGCGGCCCGGATCGTGGCCGCCCTGCGGGACGCGAATCCTCGCGTGCAGGCCGCCGCGGTGATTGCCCTGGGCCGCATCTACGCGGCGGAAAACACGGCCGCCGATCAGGCCGGACGAACCGCAGCGGCCGAGGCCTTGCTGCCGCTAACCATGGTCACGCCGCCGGCCGAGAAGGCCGCAGGCGACGACTGGCGCCAGCCGCATCCCGAGCGTGTGCTGCCGCACCTGGCGACCGCGGCGCTCGTGCGCATCGGCGCGGTCGAAGAAACGCTGGCCGCGCTGCCGGGACCGTATCAGAGCGGCGCCCTGTGGGCGCTCAAATCGATGCACACTCCGGCGGCGATCGACGGGCTGTTCCGCGTGCTGGCGAACACTCGCGATCCGGGTTTACGGCGGGAAGTCTGGACGACCTTGATTCGCCTTTATCATCGCGAAGGCGACTTTACCGAGGACAGCCCCGGCTGGTGGGGCACGCGGCCCGACACGACCGGCCCGTATTACGATCGCCAGAAATGGAGCGAGTCCGACCGCATCGCTGCGGCAGTGAAGGTCGCCCTGAACGAAGCGGACGAAAACGTGGCAGCCCATCTACGCGAACAGCTGGCCCGTCACTTGGTGAAGCTGGATGGCGTCTCTGCCGCCGACATCGCCGCCAGCAAGGAGCCTGAAGAACCGATCCGCCCGCCGGCCGTCGACCCCGACAACCCCCAGCAGATAGGCAACCAGACCTACGACCGCGTGCTGGCCGCTGCGCTTGCCGCCCAAGGCGATCCGGCCGCCGGACAGCAGCTGTTCCGGGCCCAGTCCTGCATCCACTGCCACACTTATGCGAATGGGCAACAGCCGAAGGGGCCGCACCTGGTCGACATCGGCAAACGCTACAGCCCGGCCGAACTGATCGAGTCGATCGTGGAGCCCAGCAAGAAGATCGCCCAGGGCTTTGACACCTGGGCCTTCGCCCTGGAAAGCGGCAAAGTCTACGCCGGGTTTGTCGTGCAGGAAAGCGCCGAAACCGTGCTCATCCGCCAGGCCGACGGCCTGTCCCGCGAACTGCTGCAGGACGACATCGAAGAACGGGTCAAGCAGGAAGTCTCGATGATGCCCAAAGGGATCGTCGGCAACCTCACCCCGCAGCAACTGGCCGACCTGGTCGCCTACCTGCGATCCCTGCGATAA
- a CDS encoding alpha/beta hydrolase, which produces MTRIPQGRSLPRARRNLFVLPVVLACLAGAATAEETKAPGKAPEAALVEQRGEIAIHRDIEYAQVGGHSLKLDLYLPTSAKEKPPLVLFFHGGSWKAGSKKSCQVTWLAEHGYAVASVDYRLTKTAKFPALIHDCKGAIRFLRAHADHYGYAAERVAVAGSSAGGHLAALVATSGGVEELEGNVGGNLDQSSRVQAGLVMYGPTDLYYNATVEQERCDQPQCPLYQLLGGKPSELLEAAKLASATTHVSKDDPPIILLYGSADKSLVKPLHGQRLKDCYNELGLDATYQLIEGAGHGGPQYRDETRTRMILDLLGSQLRGE; this is translated from the coding sequence ATGACCCGTATCCCACAAGGCCGCTCCCTGCCCAGGGCGCGGCGAAACCTGTTTGTATTGCCTGTCGTGCTCGCCTGTCTGGCCGGCGCAGCGACGGCTGAAGAGACGAAGGCTCCGGGCAAGGCGCCCGAGGCCGCGCTGGTCGAACAGCGCGGCGAGATCGCCATTCACCGCGATATCGAATACGCCCAGGTGGGCGGGCATTCCCTCAAACTCGATCTCTACCTGCCGACCAGCGCGAAAGAGAAACCACCTCTGGTCCTCTTCTTTCATGGCGGAAGCTGGAAGGCCGGCTCCAAAAAATCCTGCCAGGTGACCTGGCTGGCGGAGCACGGCTATGCGGTCGCCAGCGTGGACTATCGCCTGACCAAAACGGCGAAGTTCCCGGCTCTGATCCACGACTGCAAAGGCGCCATCCGCTTCCTCCGCGCCCATGCGGACCACTACGGCTATGCGGCGGAACGGGTCGCCGTTGCCGGCTCTTCGGCCGGCGGCCACCTGGCGGCTCTGGTCGCAACCAGCGGCGGGGTGGAAGAACTCGAAGGGAACGTCGGCGGCAACCTCGACCAGTCCAGCCGCGTGCAGGCCGGCCTGGTCATGTATGGCCCCACCGACCTTTATTACAATGCAACGGTCGAGCAAGAACGCTGCGACCAGCCGCAATGCCCGTTGTATCAACTGCTGGGCGGCAAGCCATCGGAGCTTCTGGAGGCGGCGAAACTGGCCAGCGCCACGACCCATGTCAGCAAGGACGACCCGCCGATCATCCTGCTATACGGCTCGGCTGATAAATCGCTCGTCAAGCCGCTGCACGGACAGCGCCTGAAAGACTGCTACAATGAATTGGGCCTCGACGCCACGTATCAACTGATCGAAGGCGCCGGCCACGGCGGCCCGCAATACCGCGACGAAACGCGGACGAGAATGATCCTTGATCTGCTCGGCAGCCAGCTCCGCGGAGAGTAA
- a CDS encoding DUF6268 family outer membrane beta-barrel protein: protein MSAMRGNEQYRRRLRLAVLGVAILSLASFGDAQQPQLLPPVEEEEQRRSGTRPFAPPVPRGAPDRGDPVDGYGSSDFLDSPELDRLPPVVEFAPPVSPSRPPFRLLQKRTLTGTWLSGGGADGLGMTEASVSATTFIPFPVLGSPILVTPSFGVTQFDSPLGIDLPSEVYRASATLMWMKKSSDRVSYMVALSPGISSDLEATDQAFRLFGFGLMTYQWTPTVQLTLGAAYTGRNDLPVLPNVGLIWTPTEDWRVEVTAPRPRVARRLHHLPWSDSGGEDWVYLAGELGGGTWAVRQPSGVDDLLTIRDFRLLLGYERKLASGCNGRIEVGYVFGREIEFEDDPTEFAPSDTFMIRSGFSF from the coding sequence ATGTCCGCCATGCGAGGGAATGAACAATACCGGCGTCGGCTGCGGCTGGCCGTGCTCGGCGTCGCGATCCTATCGCTGGCGTCGTTCGGCGATGCGCAACAGCCGCAGCTACTGCCGCCCGTTGAAGAGGAAGAGCAGCGGCGGAGCGGAACCCGCCCGTTTGCTCCGCCGGTTCCCCGCGGCGCGCCGGATCGTGGGGACCCGGTCGACGGTTACGGTTCTTCCGATTTCTTGGATTCGCCGGAGCTAGATCGCTTGCCGCCGGTAGTGGAATTCGCGCCGCCTGTTTCCCCTTCGCGGCCGCCCTTCAGGTTGCTCCAGAAGCGCACGCTGACCGGAACCTGGCTGTCCGGCGGCGGCGCCGACGGCCTGGGGATGACGGAAGCGAGCGTGAGCGCTACCACCTTTATTCCGTTCCCCGTGTTGGGATCGCCCATCCTGGTGACGCCCAGCTTTGGCGTCACGCAGTTCGACAGCCCGCTGGGGATCGACCTGCCGAGCGAAGTTTATCGGGCTTCGGCGACGCTAATGTGGATGAAGAAATCGAGCGACCGCGTGAGTTACATGGTCGCCCTGTCGCCTGGTATTTCGTCCGACCTGGAAGCGACGGATCAGGCGTTTCGCCTGTTTGGTTTCGGCTTGATGACGTATCAATGGACGCCGACGGTGCAGCTGACTCTTGGGGCCGCCTATACGGGCCGGAACGACTTGCCCGTGTTGCCGAATGTCGGCCTGATCTGGACGCCGACGGAAGACTGGCGGGTGGAAGTGACCGCTCCCCGGCCGCGCGTCGCCCGCCGACTGCACCACCTGCCCTGGTCCGACAGCGGCGGCGAAGACTGGGTCTACCTGGCCGGTGAACTGGGAGGCGGCACCTGGGCCGTACGGCAACCGTCGGGGGTCGACGATCTGCTCACCATCCGCGACTTCCGCCTGCTGTTGGGCTACGAACGGAAACTGGCCAGCGGCTGCAACGGCCGGATCGAAGTCGGCTACGTCTTCGGCCGCGAGATCGAATTCGAAGACGACCCGACCGAGTTCGCCCCGTCGGACACCTTCATGATCCGCTCCGGCTTCTCCTTCTAG
- a CDS encoding cytochrome P450 family protein — translation MALQNFDLTSIAFKRDPYPTFARMRAAGPVVRVKLPLIGEAWAATTYEAAVDVLRDQKQFALEPRHAGRKNFAGMKWWMPRSLRVLTKNMLTTDEPDHRRLRSLVEQAFQRQSVNEMRPRLVALAGRFLDHFEAAALADNGRADLMEHFAKPFPLAVICELLGLPEEDRAKFSRFASGLTNASSPWSILRAMFGIRKLLRYLKEQLAVCRRRPRPGVISALVEAEQDGQRLSEDELLAMAFLLLFAGHETTVHLIATGVHNLLRHPDQKDRLLHDWSLAESAVNETLRYVSSIQFTKPRYVRQDAEKYGVSLKRGEMVFALLGSANVDPAQFEEPETFDIGRQPNRHLGFGGGIHVCLGFKLATAETAIALESLFTRFPDLELAVPEEELRWLKRMGTRGFLELPLRLRPQATGPTAGRHAD, via the coding sequence ATGGCCTTGCAGAATTTTGACCTGACTTCGATCGCCTTCAAACGGGACCCGTATCCCACGTTCGCGCGGATGCGGGCGGCCGGGCCGGTCGTGCGCGTCAAGCTGCCGCTGATCGGCGAAGCCTGGGCCGCGACCACTTACGAAGCGGCCGTCGATGTGCTGCGCGACCAGAAGCAGTTCGCCCTGGAGCCGCGGCATGCGGGAAGGAAGAACTTTGCCGGCATGAAGTGGTGGATGCCGCGGTCGTTACGGGTGCTGACGAAGAACATGCTGACAACCGACGAGCCCGATCACCGCCGGTTGCGGAGCCTGGTGGAGCAGGCGTTTCAGCGGCAGTCGGTGAACGAGATGCGCCCTCGCCTGGTCGCCCTGGCCGGCCGCTTCCTGGATCACTTTGAAGCGGCCGCGCTGGCTGATAACGGCCGCGCCGATCTGATGGAGCACTTCGCCAAACCGTTTCCGCTGGCCGTGATCTGCGAGCTGCTGGGCTTGCCGGAGGAGGATCGGGCAAAGTTCAGCCGGTTCGCCAGCGGGCTGACGAACGCCTCGTCGCCGTGGAGCATCCTGCGGGCCATGTTTGGCATCAGGAAATTGTTGCGTTATCTCAAGGAGCAGTTGGCAGTCTGTCGCCGGCGGCCGCGACCGGGCGTGATCTCGGCCCTGGTCGAAGCGGAACAGGACGGCCAGCGGCTGTCGGAAGACGAACTGCTGGCGATGGCCTTTCTGCTGCTCTTTGCCGGCCATGAAACGACCGTCCACCTGATCGCCACGGGGGTGCATAACCTGTTGCGACATCCGGATCAAAAGGATCGCCTGCTCCATGACTGGTCGCTGGCGGAATCGGCGGTCAACGAGACGCTCCGCTATGTCTCCTCGATTCAGTTCACCAAGCCGCGTTACGTCCGCCAGGACGCGGAGAAGTACGGGGTGTCGCTGAAACGGGGCGAAATGGTCTTCGCTCTGCTGGGTTCGGCCAACGTCGACCCGGCCCAGTTCGAGGAGCCGGAAACGTTTGATATTGGCCGGCAGCCGAATCGTCATCTTGGATTCGGCGGCGGGATTCATGTCTGCCTGGGCTTCAAGCTGGCGACGGCGGAAACGGCGATTGCTTTGGAATCGCTGTTCACCCGCTTTCCCGACCTGGAACTGGCCGTGCCGGAAGAAGAGCTGCGCTGGCTGAAACGGATGGGAACCCGCGGCTTCCTGGAACTGCCGCTGCGCCTGCGGCCGCAGGCGACTGGCCCGACCGCGGGCCGTCATGCCGACTGA
- a CDS encoding PVC-type heme-binding CxxCH protein, which translates to MILKLSPPLEKQLFLLPLLGVLSALLAVTTAQAADPFRFQPNDLVAIYGNGLADRMQHDPWVETVLQSQLKGQNVRFRNMSFSGDMVNKKPRNKGFTNDAEYLQHVGPDVVFMFYGYNESFDGFEKADAYQAELVKLVEQYRALRKEKGVDARFVLFSPIAYENTGDPNLPDGVQLNANLAAYTEATRRAAAETGATFVDLYSPTIQLFAASPERYTLNGVHLNAKGYQQLAGIISRALTGKTTPADDRLADVYAAVADKNWHWHNRYRATDGNDIWGGRSTLTFVDGQSNADVLKHELIMLDVMTANRDKAIWAAAEGKKFTIDDSNVPGPVKVISNVGGKSKSSSAAKEGTVDYLSPEESVAQIDVPEGYELNVFASEEQFPDLANPVQMQVDAKGRLWAACWNTYPKWEPLKEMNDTLMIFEDTDHDGKADKRIIFAHVHNPLGFEFWGGGVLVTSGPDLLFLKDTDGDDKADVRYPILQGLGTADTHHAANNLVYGPDGGIYWQSGIFLVHNHETPWKQNLNIGASGMYRFDPRTFAITPHAGNSPNPHGSCFDYWGYNYANDGTGGNSFQVRPEGQGFKMFKLLEKEFRPVAADAILSSEHFPEDMQNDFLICNTIGFLGVKQYDLDRDGDGDKRAFGEVWGTPVKALLDSRDRNFRPTDAVIGSDGALYVSDWQNAIIGHMQHNIRDPNRDHQHGRILRLTIKGRPLQKPVAIAGESIETLLENLKHPINGVRHRTRVELSGRDSQKVIAATVKWMQDFDPNDETEAHHLLEALWMHQQHNVRNEELLHTLLNSKVKHAAMAAATVQHLWHNVDLTGSRGFVAEAEKEVVNFDPPKHLSPADQEVYKVGAEIYQREAHCMTCHLSHGKGNGNVYPSLVGSPWVNGSEERLVKMALHGMWGKITVNGKTYDPARGVPPMTAFRTLLKDDELAAVLTFVRNTWDNQASTIRPETVTKVRAETIDRTTFWLPDDLLAEHPLEAELVLKDIGIDPEGFSNLELEQELLSADPAELARIAMADGDLTRGKELFAKGAAACFACHDPPKGAVRLGPDLTKIKESLKPEELVDSVLRPSNRIDKAFAQVNVLTVDGKLYTGVRVSEDENEIVLRNLAQPEPITIKKADIDEVVDSRTSLMPSNLTRQLKNRGEFNDLIRYVLEIRKR; encoded by the coding sequence ATGATATTGAAACTTTCACCGCCGCTAGAAAAGCAACTGTTCCTCTTGCCGCTGCTGGGCGTACTTTCCGCCTTGCTGGCCGTAACGACCGCCCAGGCGGCCGACCCGTTTCGCTTTCAGCCAAACGACCTGGTCGCCATTTACGGCAACGGTCTGGCCGACCGCATGCAGCACGACCCGTGGGTCGAGACCGTCCTGCAGAGCCAGCTGAAGGGACAGAACGTCCGCTTCCGCAACATGAGCTTCTCCGGCGACATGGTCAACAAGAAGCCGCGTAACAAAGGCTTCACCAACGACGCCGAATACCTGCAGCATGTGGGGCCGGATGTCGTCTTTATGTTCTATGGCTACAACGAATCCTTTGATGGTTTCGAAAAAGCCGACGCCTACCAGGCCGAGTTGGTGAAGCTGGTCGAGCAGTACCGGGCCCTGCGTAAAGAGAAAGGCGTCGACGCCCGCTTTGTGCTGTTCAGCCCGATCGCCTATGAAAACACGGGCGACCCGAATCTGCCCGACGGCGTCCAGCTGAACGCCAATCTGGCCGCCTATACCGAAGCCACGCGACGCGCGGCCGCAGAGACCGGCGCCACCTTCGTCGACTTGTATTCGCCGACCATTCAGCTGTTCGCCGCCAGCCCGGAACGGTACACGCTTAATGGCGTGCATCTCAACGCCAAAGGCTACCAGCAGCTGGCCGGGATCATCTCGCGAGCCCTGACCGGCAAAACAACTCCGGCCGACGACCGGCTGGCCGATGTGTACGCCGCCGTCGCTGACAAAAACTGGCACTGGCACAACCGTTACCGGGCCACCGACGGTAACGATATCTGGGGCGGCCGCTCGACCCTGACCTTTGTCGACGGCCAAAGCAACGCCGACGTACTCAAGCATGAACTGATCATGCTGGACGTCATGACGGCCAACCGCGACAAAGCGATCTGGGCCGCCGCCGAGGGGAAAAAGTTCACCATCGACGACAGCAATGTGCCTGGCCCGGTCAAAGTCATCTCCAACGTGGGCGGCAAGAGCAAAAGCTCTAGCGCAGCCAAAGAAGGAACCGTCGACTATCTGTCGCCCGAGGAAAGCGTCGCCCAGATCGACGTGCCCGAAGGCTACGAGCTGAACGTGTTCGCCTCGGAAGAGCAGTTCCCCGACCTGGCCAACCCGGTGCAGATGCAGGTCGACGCCAAGGGCCGCCTGTGGGCCGCCTGCTGGAACACGTATCCCAAGTGGGAGCCGCTCAAAGAAATGAACGACACCCTGATGATCTTTGAGGATACCGACCACGACGGCAAAGCCGACAAACGGATCATCTTTGCGCATGTGCATAACCCGCTTGGTTTTGAGTTCTGGGGCGGCGGGGTGCTGGTCACTTCCGGTCCCGATCTGCTCTTCCTGAAAGACACCGACGGCGACGACAAAGCCGACGTCCGCTATCCCATTCTGCAGGGACTGGGCACGGCCGACACGCATCATGCGGCTAACAACCTGGTCTACGGCCCCGATGGCGGCATCTACTGGCAAAGCGGAATCTTCCTGGTCCATAACCATGAAACGCCGTGGAAACAGAACCTGAACATCGGCGCCTCGGGCATGTACCGCTTTGATCCGCGGACCTTCGCCATCACCCCGCACGCCGGCAACTCGCCCAACCCGCACGGCTCCTGCTTTGATTACTGGGGCTATAACTACGCCAACGACGGCACCGGCGGGAACTCGTTCCAGGTGCGGCCCGAAGGCCAGGGCTTCAAAATGTTCAAGCTGCTGGAGAAAGAATTCCGGCCCGTCGCGGCCGACGCCATTCTGTCTTCGGAACATTTTCCCGAAGACATGCAGAACGACTTTCTTATCTGCAATACGATCGGCTTCCTGGGCGTCAAACAGTACGACCTGGACCGCGACGGAGACGGCGACAAACGGGCCTTCGGCGAAGTCTGGGGCACGCCTGTCAAAGCCCTGCTGGATAGCCGCGACCGCAACTTCCGCCCGACCGACGCCGTGATTGGCTCTGACGGCGCGCTGTATGTTTCCGACTGGCAGAACGCGATTATCGGCCACATGCAACACAACATTCGCGACCCCAACCGCGACCATCAGCATGGCCGCATTCTGCGTCTGACGATCAAAGGCCGCCCGCTGCAGAAGCCGGTCGCCATCGCCGGGGAATCGATCGAAACGCTGCTGGAGAACCTCAAGCACCCGATCAACGGCGTCCGCCACCGCACGCGCGTCGAACTGAGCGGCCGCGACTCCCAGAAGGTCATCGCCGCCACGGTCAAATGGATGCAGGACTTCGACCCCAACGACGAAACCGAAGCCCATCACCTGCTGGAAGCCCTGTGGATGCACCAGCAGCACAATGTCCGCAACGAAGAGCTGCTGCACACGCTGCTGAACTCTAAAGTCAAGCACGCGGCCATGGCCGCTGCGACCGTGCAGCACCTGTGGCATAACGTGGATCTGACCGGCTCCCGCGGCTTTGTCGCCGAAGCCGAAAAAGAGGTCGTCAATTTTGATCCGCCCAAGCATCTCAGCCCGGCCGACCAGGAGGTCTACAAAGTCGGCGCCGAGATCTACCAGCGGGAAGCCCACTGCATGACGTGCCATCTTTCGCATGGCAAAGGGAACGGCAACGTGTATCCGTCCCTCGTCGGCAGCCCCTGGGTCAACGGCAGCGAAGAACGCCTGGTCAAAATGGCGCTGCACGGCATGTGGGGGAAGATCACCGTCAATGGCAAGACGTACGACCCGGCCCGCGGCGTGCCGCCGATGACGGCCTTCCGCACGCTGCTCAAAGACGACGAACTGGCCGCCGTCCTGACCTTCGTCCGCAACACCTGGGACAACCAGGCCTCGACCATCCGGCCCGAGACCGTCACCAAGGTTCGTGCGGAAACGATCGACCGGACCACCTTTTGGCTGCCCGACGATCTGCTCGCCGAGCACCCGCTGGAAGCGGAGCTGGTGTTGAAAGATATCGGCATTGATCCCGAAGGCTTCTCCAACCTGGAACTGGAGCAGGAACTGCTCAGCGCCGATCCGGCCGAACTCGCCCGGATCGCCATGGCCGATGGCGACCTGACCCGCGGCAAAGAGCTGTTCGCCAAGGGAGCGGCCGCCTGCTTCGCCTGCCATGATCCGCCCAAAGGCGCCGTTCGCCTGGGTCCGGACCTGACGAAGATCAAGGAGTCGCTCAAACCGGAAGAGCTGGTCGATTCCGTGCTGCGGCCGTCGAATCGCATCGACAAAGCCTTTGCCCAGGTCAACGTGCTGACCGTCGACGGCAAGCTCTACACAGGCGTTCGCGTCTCCGAAGACGAGAACGAAATCGTGTTGCGGAACCTGGCCCAGCCAGAGCCGATCACGATCAAAAAAGCAGATATCGACGAAGTGGTCGACTCCCGCACCTCGCTGATGCCCTCGAATCTGACGCGCCAGTTAAAGAATCGCGGCGAGTTCAACGATCTGATCCGGTATGTGCTTGAGATCAGGAAGCGTTAA
- a CDS encoding outer membrane protein assembly factor BamB family protein, translating into MRGCCLVVILATWLLAVPAVAQELVLVSASYGKNVIALCERDGSVLWKIATAGPQRGHAGHHELQMLENGHLLFHDDWDTVKEMKLDGTVVWSYQSSGVHAFSRLADGNTMIAESGSGRILLVDPAGKIVKATPLGKDGRGSTRQAEVLASGNYLVCAERPGVVTEYNPQGEIVWEYAIGTRVYGAIRLASGNTLICSGSGRSVVEVTPEKKVVWQIQNEVPDTQITLQWTACLKELPDGRLLIGNCHAGPENPQLFELDRDRKVVWEFNQYDLVGNGMACFDYLDAEQAAKVRKIIAALPKK; encoded by the coding sequence ATGAGAGGGTGCTGCCTGGTGGTGATTCTGGCGACATGGCTGCTGGCCGTGCCGGCCGTAGCGCAGGAGTTGGTGCTGGTGAGTGCGTCGTATGGAAAGAATGTGATTGCGCTGTGCGAGCGGGATGGCAGCGTGCTCTGGAAGATTGCGACCGCTGGCCCGCAGCGGGGGCATGCGGGGCATCATGAACTTCAGATGCTGGAGAACGGCCATCTGCTGTTCCACGACGACTGGGACACCGTGAAGGAGATGAAGCTCGACGGCACGGTTGTCTGGAGTTACCAGAGCTCAGGCGTGCATGCCTTTTCCCGACTGGCCGACGGCAATACGATGATCGCCGAGTCTGGCAGCGGCCGCATTCTTCTCGTCGATCCGGCCGGCAAGATCGTCAAGGCGACCCCTTTGGGGAAAGACGGCCGGGGCAGCACCCGCCAGGCGGAAGTGCTGGCCAGCGGCAATTACCTCGTTTGCGCCGAACGGCCGGGCGTGGTGACCGAATACAATCCGCAAGGGGAGATCGTCTGGGAGTACGCCATCGGCACGCGTGTTTACGGCGCCATCCGGCTGGCCAGCGGCAACACGCTGATCTGCTCCGGCTCGGGCCGCTCGGTCGTGGAAGTCACGCCGGAGAAGAAGGTCGTCTGGCAGATCCAGAACGAAGTACCCGATACGCAGATCACGCTCCAGTGGACGGCCTGCCTGAAAGAGTTACCCGACGGCCGGCTGCTGATCGGCAACTGCCATGCAGGACCGGAGAACCCCCAGCTGTTTGAGCTGGACCGGGATCGCAAGGTCGTCTGGGAGTTTAACCAGTACGACCTGGTCGGCAACGGCATGGCCTGCTTCGACTATCTGGACGCCGAGCAGGCCGCCAAGGTCAGAAAGATCATCGCGGCGTTGCCTAAGAAATAG